In Candida orthopsilosis Co 90-125, chromosome 4 draft sequence, the genomic stretch tgatgatttacCAAGAGGAAAGTATCATCGTTTGTTAACTATACCTAATGAAGGTTCTGGCTCCGATGAAGTTGTTTCTCAAGGTGACAAGACAATCGTTGACAAGATCATCAGCGCAATTGAGAAAATCGTCAAGGAAAAGGAAGCATcgattgttgaagaaattgacttGCCTAAAGAGAAACACAGACTTATTATTGGACCAAGTGGAACCATTCGTCATTCTTTACAATCTGAATTTGGTGtcacaattgaaattccaAGACCAAGTGATGACAGCACAACTGTTAAAGTAAGCGGTTTACCAGAAAAAGTAGCAGCAGCTAAGGACAAGATCgaaaaattgacaaaggATGATTGGAAACTTTCTATTGACATTCTGGGAAAATATCACCCATTAGTATCTGAACATGGTGCTAtcttcaaaaaattgaagagtGACTACAAAGTTGAAGTAACCCATGGAAACTTCACCAGACAGGCTAGTAAattatcttcaacatcaatccCTGCTCCTCCAGAGTTAGCATATCcagaaaatgatgaagagtttaAATTTactattgaaaaatttgaagcAGACAATGGcaatgaaattgttatTCCATGGAGATTGAAAGGAGAGGAGAAAGATGTCGAAAAAGCTGCtgaatttatcaacaagaagTTAGAGTTGGCTAAATCAGCAACTTCTCAAGGTTGGTTGTATGCATCCAAACCTTCTGTGTTTTCCAAGATTATTGGACCTCAAGGCTCAAAGATCAATCAATTGCGTTCTAAAACAAATACATTTATTACAATTCCAAGGGCCAATGACAAGTATTCCAAGTTTGTTTACCTTGTTGGAGATGAGGAGAACTTGAACAAGGCGcatgaagaaattaaaaagtTATTGTAAATAGAGTATCTTAGTAGTTTGACtttcagttgatgaaatggaaaaatttaaagttaGGGGTTTGTTGTAGATGATTTAGTTCCGTACACGGGCGAAGCCATTGGTGTGACTAAAAAATTATGCGGAGCTAAGCCGCGCCTCCTCTTCTTAgatattgttttggaatGACGTAGATTGTTATGCGCAGCGGTAAACACGGCTAGAGATGAGAAAATTAATATTTGATCTTATAGTATAAATATCTTGGCTTATCTTCAGAAAGCAATCTTTCTACATTCAAGAAATATCAAACCAATCGATAATCAAAACCAGGAATGCTAGTAGTCGGAACTGCAATTGCAATAGGTGCTATAGCCGTTGATAGACAtaagagaaagaagaaacttAGAAATATGAGTGTTAAGGAGAGGGAAGAGTTTGAACGTTATGAGAGAGtacaacagcaacaacagcaacaacaacagatATCACAACAATACCCATCTTCCAGACAACTGCGTAAACAGCGTCGTTGTCAAGAAACTGGATGTCATTCTCAACCACGTCGCTCAGATAAATCGAGTAGGATGAACTATAATCGTGGAGGAAGTGCTGCCAGCAGGCTGGACCAAAGAATAGAAGTATCACAACAACCACCACCTACACCTCAGAGAAATAAAGAAAACCCCAGAGTTCAACAACATGTACAGTCAATGGTTGGGGACAATGATGTGTATGACCCTCCACCAAAGTATACGCCTTAAACCCCCTGATGAATTTTAGTTTTATGTaatgtttgaattttaaataaataaacaGCATATTTTAGAACCTTCATTAAGTAGTATACTACTGATGAGTTGTTTGTAGAGATTTCAAGAGTTTATAATATGATGTTTTTCCATTGTCGTATTAAAAATGTGTCGCGGAATTTCTCCCACGACAAGActttgaataaataaacTGCAAGGTGATTTGAAGGAAATAGAAAGCGGCACCAATTGAACTTCAGACTGTGTAGTATTTACACATGATATAAGCAGTATGTCGCCATTTTTTCCAGGTTGAATGAATACCCCAACTTTTGAGAAGATCGCCCAACTATACCCCAGAAAATTCAGCTTTCcacaattcaattcattcgAGTGACAACATTCACTATTCTATGAGGTGGATGTTGTAAAACAAACGGAGCCAATCAACACCTTGGTTCTGTGTATTACATACGCTGTAAATGTACtaatcttcaattgtttggcTATTGTATTCAAATAGACGAGATGCCGAAAGCAATACAAATTACACGATGAGATGAGATCCAGAGATTCGTTATCTTAAACGCCGTGTCTTGGTCATTTCGAGGCGGGTTATTATATCCTCCACAATTGAATCCACAGTTTTCccaaattaaacaattccTGACGAGATAGTCAATTACTGGATTAATTTCAAGTTTAAATATACGAAAGAAATCGAAAATAAACCGTTGGGAAAATTACTACACAAAACTGGAAATTGGGCTGCAAAAATGCCTTTTTAGTGCAAATTCACGTgaccaattttgaaacagaAGGGCCTTTTGCCTtgcaatattttcaaagtttttcCGGTCGAGACCCCTGCGATGGGAGATATTTGGGTCTCCGGCTATGCACGTTTCGGCGATTCTAAGGCCAAACTAGATGAGCAAGTACTATTCATTACGTAAATCAAATATGAAACTTCTACTATAATTAATGACCCCTCCTTTATTGTGGTTCCCACAAGGAAATCTGTGGCTCTCTGCCATGAAATTTTCGCATTCATTGATAAGGAAAACCTTTCTTCAATTGCCTTGAATTTCCTACTAAAGGCCTACTAAAGGGTTGTCTAAATGAAAGTATTGGCATTTTActatttgtttcttgttaCTAGTCAATTACATACTAATCGCTCACGTATCTGTATGGTTTTCTATGTTTATTTAAAGTTTCTTCTTACTAATAAGCCACAGTTTTTGATCTTTAAATTAATGcgaagagaaaaaaaaagaaatttaaacGGTAAAACTAAGAGAgtcttgaaaaaaaaaattaattgcAGCTACAAGGTCCCTTCTCTAAACTTTTATTATAAAGAGATTGCATTTCCCTCCTTACTTTACCATAACAATTACTTGTCGTCCTGAAAAACAATACTACTACAATGGGGTTTGCAGACGCTTATAGGTTTCTGAGTAATTCAAATTCCGAAAAGAAAGCAGAAGaaggttttgaaaataatagTAATGGAATAGACAGTTTTGATAATCATAGTCAACTAACGTCTGGCTCCGAAAAGGGAGCACATGTATTAGAAACAGATAGAAATGTTAAGGAAATTGGTATCGTTTCAGCATCATTTTTGATGCTTAATAGAATGTTGGGTGCTGGTGTGTTTTCGACTGGTTCTACAATTTATGCTTTATCTGGTTCAGTAGGAACATCATTAATGATGTGGTTTGCTGGTACTGTCATTGCATTCACTGGGTTATTAGTTTACATGGAATTGGGAACAGCATTACCAAGAAACGGAGGTGAGAAAAATTATCTCGAGTACATGTTTCCAAGACCGAAATTCTTAGTCACGGCAATGTACGCTTCCTATGTGTTCTTCCTCGGATGGGCATCTGGTAACTCAATTGTTGTCGGCGAATACATCTTGAATGCTGCTGGCAAAGAGGTTACTCAGTGGAACTCTAGAGGTATTGGTTTGGCTGTTATTACATTTGCATTCTTGATCAACGGTATTAACGTGAAGGCAGGTTTGTTTTTGGCCAATGTATTGGgtactttcaaaattgttaTTGTACTTTTCATTAGTGTCACCGGTTGGGTTGCTTTGGGAGGAGGAATCAAGACGAACAACTTCCAACCTACTGGTAATTTCCATAATGCATTTGAAGGAGAAAGTCCGACCGGATTTGGTATCGTCAATGCTTTGTACAATGTTATTTGGTCGTATGTTGGATACTCAAATGCAAACTATGCCTTGGGTGAAATAAAGAACCCGGAAAGGGTTTTGAGAATTGCAGCACCATCTGCATTCATAGGTTTGGGTATTATATATATGTTCGTCAACATTGCATACTTTGCCGTTGTCCCAAAGGCAGAAATTGCTTCTTCCGGAAGAATCTTGGCCgcttctttcttcaaatatGCTTTTGGTGACAAGGCAGAAACTGCTGCATCGGCTTTTGTTGCCATTTCAGCGTGGGCAAATGTCATGTCAGTTATCTTTTCCCAGGGTAGaattattcaacaattgggaCGTGAAGGTTCCTTGCCATTTTCACGCTTTTTCGCTACTTCGAAACCATTTGGAACTCCATTTGTTGGGTTGATGCAACATTGGattgtttgtattgttaCCATAGTGGCTCCACCACCAGGTGATGCATACAACTTCattttgaacttgattTCATACCCATTAAACGTTGTTAATACGGTTCTTGCCGCTGGTTTAATTTACATCTACTACAAGAAGTACAAGGGATTGACTGAGTGGAACCCACCAATCAAAGCTTCTCTCCCTGttgtcattttctttttccttgCATCATTATACTTGATCGTTGCTCCATATATTCCACCAGTGAATGGTCAAAAAGTGTATAATGATTTGCCATATTGGATTCATGCTGTTGTGACGTGGGGTGTTTTCGGTGTTGGTTTGGCATATTGGATTGTTTGGGTAAAGATTTTACCTCACTTTGGTGGATATCGTCTCGTTGCGAAGGAGATCTTGGGTGACGATGGGTTCTGGCGAAACAAGATTTACAAGGTTTCAAAAGATGCcgatgaaattgatcaaatagGTGAGGAAGTGGAGGTGGTGAAGTGAGGAGAAGTACGTGTTATACACTcatcttttctctttcagTTCTTTGTATATTAGATAAGTTAAAGGCTTAATTTATGGAATTTAAACGTATTAATAAAGTTGTAGAGggattttgaaagaatatGCAGACAAGTCGACACAGCCAGTGGCCGATGCAAAGTTCGATGTCCACTAAAATTATATTACTATTTACAAGACTTTTGCCTATATGTTAAACCTGTGGCCCTTTGATGCATGCAAAGGTGACCATATTCCTCTGACCGAATCATTATCGGATACAACCTTATGATTACACTTGAACAAGTCATTTCCTGATCGTTGTATGTATTCGTTAATCTTTTCCACGATTTCATGATTCTTCATATTTCTTACATCAACCTCGGTGACCTTGTCATCGTTATAACGGAAAACAAGCTTTGGATGTCCTTGTCTTTTGAGCACCTCAAACATCACTTGCGGTTTCAGCAATGCTATCTTGTTCAACTGTCCATTGGTCAAGATTTGTCTTATTCCTCGAGATGACCCTCCCCAATTACAATACTGTAGCGTTAATTTGTTGCATGGTAATACGTAAGCACCCAATCCGTTTCTCGCTATTGATGTCCTTGCGACAGCTTTGACCGGCATTGTAAATGTATTTGTTCAATGTCATGTCAGTGGTTGATTGTTTCTGcacaaaaaattttctaatttgaaattctaGGTCGTGCGAAATGATCAGAAGTGTGTGAAGTACTTACCTTAACACCGGATGGGGGAGGGAAGGGAAGTAGTTTCTACATTAAATGACAGTGGTAGGTACCAGAGAAGACACTTTGTGAAAAGGGCTAGAACCAAATGGACTGATTCGGCATGGCCTTAGCCTGGGCTGCAAATTAACAAAACACTGGGCAATCCAGCTCGATATATTTTCGCATGAAAGAACGCATTAACAATAGAGAAAAGAGGTTGTCGTTCAGATGACAATGCAAAGCCCACGGAACTACTCACAACCCAATCACCTAAAATACTCAAAACACTGCTCTTGAAAAATAATCCGTTAAAAATCCTAATTTAAACCTAAAAAATACACCAAAGTAAAAGAACGAAAATATAAACCCAATTGTActaattttttatttcacACAAATCCTTTCGAGAATCAAAGCTGGtaatgataaattttgtatttggcACATCCTTGCTTTCAGCAGCATGATCCctgttttccttttctgTAGCATCCTCAAAACGCAGACCTCTTACGTTACTATCCTTAGCTTGtaatttgtaattgataTTACGTAATGGAGGCAAGGTCATAAAACTCACGTCTTGACTAGGACTTCCTGGTTGATACGATATTGGGGATTGAATCGGACTTGGGTATGGGTTGGCATCTTGCTTCACTGCCAGTGGCATAGATTTCATTGTAATTTCAGGAGATAAAGGAGCCTCTTGGttaattggtgatgataatAATGAATTAATATCACATTTGGTTGACTTTACGGTTGGGGATTTAATACCAGCCTTTAGCTCCTTTCGACTGTCTTGATTAGTTGCTGCTGGTTCTGGCCAACAACACTCTAAGAAGTTTCTAGTACAAGCTTGACATTTACCATTTACTCTATCTTCATCacactttttctttctctttcgACAGGTAAAGCAACCGGTCTTGGTTCTTCTCTTTATTTGACTGTCATCCTTCCTTGGCTTGGTGACCTTTATGGACGAggcttttgtttttctaGTTGATGGTGATAATGACAAAGACGATGGTTTGACTGATATGTTCAAAACGCGCTGATACGATCTGTAGCTATATTCCATACTTTACTAATGATACctacaagaagaagaaaggaatttagaaaaattttcaccGTGTATGAATCATACCCTTATAGTTTAGAGGCATTGTCTTAATAAGAAGTTCTCCaaaatttaacaaatttGGCATTTTAAAAATTTAACCGCGAGTATCCCAAAATGgaatttgttttcaaaaacagCAGGTAACACCTTCCCATTCTTCCGAAAATAGCAACTAAGAGCATGCGCGGTTGTATATTTAGGTGCCACAGCAGGAAAAAAGGCAACTGACCACGAAAGTGTGGCAAAGAAAGTGCTACCtgaataaaaaagaaattctcAAAATTTCGCCATAAGCTGCAAAACATAGTTTGTTTCCCAGTTCATTGGCATTTACGATTTATACGATGAGAGGCGTTTTTGCAACATAAAACTTTTGTTCCAGATGCCACATAAAGATATTAAAAACTGAACATGGCGTTTCGGAATTTCATGAAAAGAACGTAGCTGCTAATGAGAACAGGCAAAACTTGGTATAGTGCCACCGATCTTTAGAAACTAGCTAGTAGTGGTCAGTCCAGACTAttaaaaaaagttgaaacacagaaacaaaaagcaaaagaacCGGAGAATTATGCTTTTGCAATAAAAGACTTGCTATTACAACTGTGACACCCAACACTTTTACAAGATGAAAAATGCATGTACTTAAACCTATCCAATACACCAACACTACATGTCTCACTGGCAAGGGAAGTGAACTATAACATAAAACTTCGTAACAACTACAAATGCAAACTCAAATCTGTAGACTATGTTGGCTTGATGGCTCTCAAAGCTTGCTCCAAGTCACCAGTGGTGTATTCTTCCTTGTTCAAGTCCTCGAGCTTTCCAATCGGACGTTCGCCCAACACACTAATCCTGTAAGCGTGTCTAACTTCACCATCTTCGGTATCGAAT encodes the following:
- a CDS encoding Mup1 methionine permease (high affinity methionine permease), which encodes MGFADAYRFSSNSNSEKKAEEGFENNSNGIDSFDNHSQLTSGSEKGAHVLETDRNVKEIGIVSASFLMLNRMLGAGVFSTGSTIYALSGSVGTSLMMWFAGTVIAFTGLLVYMELGTALPRNGGEKNYLEYMFPRPKFLVTAMYASYVFFLGWASGNSIVVGEYILNAAGKEVTQWNSRGIGLAVITFAFLINGINVKAGLFLANVLGTFKIVIVLFISVTGWVALGGGIKTNNFQPTGNFHNAFEGESPTGFGIVNALYNVIWSYVGYSNANYALGEIKNPERVLRIAAPSAFIGLGIIYMFVNIAYFAVVPKAEIASSGRILAASFFKYAFGDKAETAASAFVAISAWANVMSVIFSQGRIIQQLGREGSLPFSRFFATSKPFGTPFVGLMQHWIVCIVTIVAPPPGDAYNFILNLISYPLNVVNTVLAAGLIYIYYKKYKGLTEWNPPIKASLPVVIFFFLASLYLIVAPYIPPVNGQKVYNDLPYWIHAVVTWGVFGVGLAYWIVWVKILPHFGGYRLVAKEILGDDGFWRNKIYKVSKDADEIDQIGEEVEVVK
- a CDS encoding Mrpl51 protein (S. cerevisiae homolog MRPL51 is structural constituent of mitochondrial large ribosomal subunit); the encoded protein is MPVKAVARTSIARNGLGAYVLPCNKLTLQYCNWGGSSRGIRQILTNGQLNKIALSKPQVMFEVLKRQGHPKLVFRYNDDKVTEVDVRNMKNHEIVEKINEYIQRSGNDLFKCNHKVVSDNDSVRGIWSPLHASKGHRFNI
- a CDS encoding Zcf3 predicted zinc-finger protein, translated to MEYSYRSYQRVLNISVKPSSLSLSPSTRKTKASSIKVTKPRKDDSQIKRRTKTGCFTCRKRKKKCDEDRVNGKCQACTRNFLECCWPEPAATNQDSRKELKAGIKSPTVKSTKCDINSLLSSPINQEAPLSPEITMKSMPSAVKQDANPYPSPIQSPISYQPGSPSQDVSFMTLPPLRNINYKLQAKDSNVRGSRFEDATEKENRDHAAESKDVPNTKFIITSFDSRKDLCEIKN